The Candidatus Acidiferrales bacterium genome window below encodes:
- a CDS encoding SDR family oxidoreductase: MESRTTFQPKSDHRSDDEQDPRARQERPRNPVFWRVEGSLLNLTAVRPVGFFAWNAQSFLERWTRRGGMLILAVARPILYLTNRAMATRLLHTILRGVSRDRLDVLGDEYFTYILKPALKPRGVEELKKAQERGEEIVLVSQGLDHVMRPLAKYLGVKFLISNRLEFRDGMATGRLIDPVIRPRGPLARLTGSAPNGQVDRARLAKNLGFARRPEIVEAAREPASQAPCRTFLRVVHCKPETNIERLSVREALRGKNILLAGATGFIGKVWLVNLLTDVPEIGKVFVLVRRRKTTTAAQRFRKILEESPLFEVLARRWGTQFEELLAKHVEVVDGDLSKPGLGLDDAARARLARTLDLVINSSGLTDFNPDLRDALSANVDSTAHLIQFMHATDHAALLHLSTCYVTGERDGRISETLVANYNPANVAGFDAEKEWQSLQGMIRDTEAQADSAMVTDELRKSAIEKPTAAKGLGGAALDNQIRKNRTRWLRQTLMDAGTRRANELGWPNTYTLTKGLAESLLVKRGAGLPVAIVRPSIVESSLDKPFRGWNEGINTSASLSYLLGTYFRQLPTNERKCLDIIPVDQVTRGMTLVAAALIERKHQPLYHLATSVTNPCNMRRSIELTSLGHRKFYRTQDGFKHWLRSRFDAIPVSKTRYEKLSAPAQKAIVQAINRGVSSVGINNAPLVRRERELERVIKLIRLFEPFILHNEHTFEALNVERLSAALPSEEQADFGYDSRSIDWCDYWVNVHIPALRKWCYPLIEGRSVETRNDGKVPPMGQPNADAATGQSVSAAAP; this comes from the coding sequence ATGGAGTCCCGAACCACATTCCAGCCGAAATCGGATCATCGCTCCGACGATGAGCAGGATCCCCGCGCCCGCCAGGAACGGCCGCGCAATCCCGTTTTTTGGCGCGTCGAAGGGAGCCTGCTCAATCTGACCGCCGTCCGGCCTGTAGGCTTTTTTGCGTGGAACGCGCAGAGTTTTCTCGAGCGATGGACGCGCCGCGGCGGAATGCTCATTCTGGCCGTCGCGCGGCCGATTCTCTATCTGACGAATCGCGCCATGGCCACGCGGCTCCTGCACACAATCCTGCGCGGCGTCAGCCGCGATCGCCTCGACGTTCTCGGCGATGAATATTTCACTTACATATTGAAGCCAGCTCTGAAGCCGCGCGGGGTGGAAGAATTGAAAAAGGCGCAGGAGCGCGGCGAAGAAATTGTTCTCGTCAGCCAGGGACTCGACCACGTGATGCGGCCGCTGGCGAAATACCTGGGTGTGAAATTCTTGATTTCCAACCGTCTGGAATTTCGTGATGGTATGGCCACGGGGCGATTGATCGATCCGGTGATTCGGCCGCGCGGGCCGCTGGCACGCCTGACGGGAAGCGCTCCCAACGGCCAAGTGGACCGGGCGCGATTAGCCAAGAATCTTGGGTTCGCACGGCGCCCGGAAATTGTGGAAGCCGCCAGGGAACCTGCATCGCAGGCTCCCTGCAGGACTTTCCTGCGCGTCGTGCATTGCAAACCGGAGACCAACATTGAGCGGCTCTCTGTGCGGGAGGCATTGCGCGGCAAAAACATTTTGCTGGCAGGCGCAACGGGGTTCATCGGAAAAGTGTGGCTGGTGAATTTGCTCACGGATGTGCCAGAGATCGGAAAAGTTTTTGTTCTCGTCCGCCGGCGGAAAACGACCACAGCCGCACAGCGATTTCGAAAAATTTTGGAGGAGTCGCCGCTCTTCGAAGTGCTGGCGCGACGATGGGGGACGCAATTCGAAGAACTTTTGGCGAAGCATGTCGAAGTGGTCGACGGCGATTTGAGCAAGCCAGGCCTGGGACTCGACGACGCTGCACGCGCACGACTGGCACGGACGCTCGATCTGGTTATCAACAGTTCCGGCCTGACCGATTTCAATCCCGACCTGCGCGACGCTCTTTCCGCGAATGTGGATTCCACCGCGCATTTAATCCAATTCATGCACGCGACGGACCACGCGGCACTATTGCACCTTTCGACGTGCTACGTCACGGGAGAACGCGACGGACGGATCAGCGAAACTCTCGTGGCAAATTACAATCCGGCCAATGTCGCAGGATTCGACGCGGAAAAAGAATGGCAATCGCTACAGGGGATGATTCGCGATACGGAGGCGCAGGCCGACAGCGCGATGGTGACGGACGAATTGCGCAAGAGCGCCATCGAGAAGCCCACGGCGGCCAAAGGTCTGGGCGGCGCGGCGCTCGATAATCAGATTCGCAAGAACCGCACGCGGTGGCTGCGGCAAACGCTGATGGATGCAGGGACGCGGCGCGCGAATGAACTCGGCTGGCCCAACACATACACATTAACGAAGGGCCTGGCCGAATCGCTCCTCGTGAAGCGCGGCGCGGGATTGCCAGTTGCCATTGTGAGGCCGTCCATTGTCGAATCGTCGCTCGACAAGCCATTCCGCGGATGGAATGAAGGAATCAACACTTCGGCTTCGCTCTCGTATTTGCTCGGAACCTATTTCCGGCAATTACCTACGAACGAGCGGAAGTGCCTGGATATCATTCCCGTTGACCAGGTAACGCGCGGGATGACGCTGGTCGCCGCGGCGCTGATCGAACGCAAACACCAACCGCTCTATCATCTGGCAACTTCCGTCACGAATCCTTGCAACATGCGGCGTTCGATAGAACTCACCAGCCTGGGGCACAGAAAATTCTACCGTACACAGGACGGCTTCAAGCACTGGCTCCGGTCACGCTTCGACGCGATTCCCGTGTCAAAAACGCGATACGAAAAACTTTCCGCGCCCGCGCAGAAGGCCATCGTACAAGCGATCAATCGCGGAGTTTCGAGCGTGGGAATCAACAACGCGCCTCTGGTGCGGCGCGAACGAGAACTCGAGCGTGTCATCAAATTGATTCGCTTGTTCGAGCCATTCATTTTGCATAACGAACACACGTTCGAAGCGCTTAATGTGGAACGGCTCTCTGCGGCGCTGCCGTCCGAAGAACAAGCCGATTTCGGATACGATTCACGCTCGATCGACTGGTGCGACTACTGGGTGAATGTGCACATTCCGGCGCTGCGCAAGTGGTGTTATCCTCTCATCGAAGGCCGCTCTGTGGAGACGCGCAACGATGGAAAAGTGCCTCCCATGGGACAGCCAAACGCGGACGCAGCGACGGGACAAAGCGTGTCCGCGGCAGCGCCGTGA